One window of the Candidatus Phycorickettsia trachydisci genome contains the following:
- a CDS encoding ankyrin repeat domain-containing protein: MPEETKNSIVSDVGQDNTALLHQAIRKGDYIKIKELLQERKIDIDAEDAFGMRPLYKAVLKNYVNIAKILLEQGADPNATSDGSVALEMAARQGNMEMLMLLLDGGATVNTKNCLLLHAAAGSIKDQELEAKKNDGWKVMRYLIQNYPLNPYEKDDRGLTPQDILGEIDWSFEDYYSELVNEWRAVKETSLLGES; encoded by the coding sequence ATGCCAGAAGAAACAAAAAATTCAATCGTATCAGATGTAGGTCAAGATAATACAGCTCTTTTACACCAAGCTATACGCAAAGGAGATTATATAAAAATAAAAGAGCTACTCCAGGAAAGAAAAATTGACATTGATGCTGAAGATGCTTTTGGAATGCGTCCATTGTATAAGGCTGTATTAAAAAATTATGTAAATATAGCTAAGATTTTACTTGAACAGGGAGCTGATCCAAATGCTACATCTGATGGTAGCGTAGCATTAGAAATGGCTGCTAGACAAGGTAATATGGAAATGTTAATGTTGCTGTTAGATGGAGGGGCAACCGTTAACACTAAGAATTGTCTTTTGTTACATGCGGCTGCTGGAAGCATAAAAGATCAAGAACTAGAAGCTAAAAAGAATGATGGTTGGAAAGTAATGAGATATTTAATACAAAACTATCCTTTAAATCCTTATGAAAAAGATGATAGAGGTTTAACGCCTCAAGATATTTTAGGTGAAATAGATTGGTCATTTGAAGATTATTATTCAGAATTAGTTAATGAATGGCGGGCTGTAAAAGAGACTTCATTGTTAGGAGAATCTTGA
- a CDS encoding DUF4158 domain-containing protein: MFIINFVSYLGHVMPRMNILDKNSLLAFQTPPELSPLERKVCFNFPNQVLEFAKELRTPSNQIGFLLSWGYFKFSKRFYDPQYFNDLDIRYVANYLGYNETAFRPKSYVKRTQQEHQLKIIKLFGFQRFDNSYQKKLDLGNNESSGQIRNGVGIFEGLGAFS, from the coding sequence ATGTTCATAATAAATTTTGTATCTTATTTAGGCCATGTTATGCCAAGGATGAATATTTTGGATAAAAATAGCTTGCTAGCTTTCCAAACCCCTCCTGAACTAAGTCCACTAGAGCGTAAAGTTTGCTTTAATTTTCCAAATCAAGTTTTAGAATTTGCCAAAGAATTACGAACACCTTCGAATCAAATAGGTTTTTTACTTAGCTGGGGATATTTTAAGTTTTCTAAAAGATTTTATGATCCACAATATTTTAATGACCTTGATATCCGTTATGTTGCAAACTATTTGGGTTATAACGAAACAGCATTTCGTCCAAAAAGTTATGTTAAACGTACTCAGCAAGAGCATCAATTGAAGATAATAAAATTATTTGGTTTTCAAAGATTTGATAATTCATACCAAAAAAAGCTGGACTTGGGTAATAATGAAAGCTCGGGCCAAATCCGCAATGGAGTGGGTATTTTTGAAGGTTTAGGAGCATTTTCTTGA
- a CDS encoding tetratricopeptide repeat protein, whose product MVRCQLTFFTFNPDKQIEANIQYDRGVNLFNLERYSDAIKAFDIVLRLNSQDKDAHCSKGLAFLNLGQYASTIEACDKALGIDPRYSRAYIFKGEALSKLSKNLEAIKEYEKAMLYDSQNATPYINKADVLCKLGRYEEAINSLDKAIKFDPKNIDAYFKKGFALFRLGKYQDTIELCDRVIELDPMHAEAYYNKGSALSKLGKFNEAVKEYNKAITLQPSDDASYFNRGMTLFDLGSFDEAIESYNQAIKLNPKEFYYYQQKAKALLNLQEYSAALEVINEFIKSDTENTQAYHDAGIILYHLERYQEAIEAYDKFIEQNPQDSEVYTNKGNALFKLGKHQKALQSYDHAIKLNSQNANAYFNKGTALSYLDRNQEALEYHDKAIMFDPFVSDYYINKGFDLSALGKYIEAVDYYSKAIDLAPERDISYQGKGVALFNLGKYYEAISAFDKAINLAPQKPEAYYFKSQALYNLKRYQEALKVCEQLIDINPKSLNAYELKTLILKKLKS is encoded by the coding sequence ATGGTCCGCTGTCAGCTTACCTTTTTTACTTTTAATCCAGATAAACAAATTGAAGCAAATATACAGTACGACAGGGGTGTCAATTTGTTTAACCTAGAAAGATATAGTGATGCAATAAAAGCTTTTGATATAGTTCTTCGATTGAATTCACAAGATAAAGATGCTCATTGCAGTAAAGGTCTTGCGTTTTTAAACCTAGGCCAATACGCTTCAACTATTGAGGCATGTGATAAGGCTCTTGGAATAGATCCTAGATATTCAAGAGCTTACATTTTTAAAGGTGAAGCTTTATCTAAATTAAGTAAAAACTTAGAAGCAATCAAAGAATATGAAAAAGCAATGCTTTATGATTCACAAAATGCTACACCTTATATAAATAAAGCTGATGTGTTGTGCAAATTAGGTAGATATGAAGAAGCAATAAACTCTTTGGATAAGGCTATAAAATTTGATCCTAAGAATATAGATGCTTATTTTAAGAAAGGGTTTGCATTATTTAGACTAGGTAAATACCAAGATACCATAGAATTATGCGACCGTGTTATTGAGCTTGATCCAATGCATGCTGAGGCTTATTATAATAAGGGTTCGGCTCTATCTAAGTTAGGAAAATTTAATGAAGCGGTTAAGGAGTATAATAAAGCAATTACTCTTCAACCTTCAGATGATGCTTCTTACTTTAATAGGGGTATGACTTTATTTGATTTAGGTAGTTTTGATGAAGCTATAGAATCCTATAATCAAGCAATCAAACTTAATCCGAAAGAGTTTTACTATTATCAACAAAAAGCCAAAGCCTTATTAAATTTACAAGAATATTCAGCAGCTTTAGAAGTTATCAATGAATTTATTAAATCAGATACAGAAAATACACAAGCTTATCATGATGCAGGTATCATCTTATATCACCTAGAGCGTTATCAAGAGGCTATAGAGGCTTATGATAAGTTTATTGAACAAAACCCTCAAGACTCAGAAGTTTATACTAACAAAGGCAATGCTTTATTTAAGTTAGGTAAGCATCAAAAAGCCTTACAATCATATGATCACGCCATTAAATTAAACTCACAAAATGCGAATGCTTATTTTAATAAAGGTACCGCTTTATCATATTTAGATCGAAATCAAGAAGCTCTTGAATATCATGATAAAGCAATAATGTTTGATCCTTTTGTGTCTGATTATTATATAAATAAAGGTTTTGATCTTAGTGCTTTAGGTAAATATATTGAAGCTGTTGATTATTATAGCAAAGCAATAGATTTAGCCCCTGAAAGAGATATATCTTATCAAGGTAAGGGGGTAGCATTATTCAATTTAGGTAAGTATTATGAAGCCATATCAGCTTTTGATAAAGCTATAAATCTAGCCCCTCAAAAGCCTGAAGCTTACTACTTTAAGAGTCAAGCTCTTTATAATCTCAAAAGGTATCAAGAAGCGTTAAAAGTTTGTGAGCAATTGATAGATATTAACCCTAAATCCCTTAACGCATATGAATTAAAAACCCTAATTCTAAAAAAATTAAAATCTTAA
- a CDS encoding tetratricopeptide repeat protein, producing MFKKILIILQSLFFVSSTSATSNYNAREALNYVQKGLDLMGQGRHEEAIKNYDTAISLDPSYPPAYLGKGFSLASLERSIDAISEFNKVLALDPQNASAFAYRGGELYKLGKYQQAIDDCDKAINLDQQDPMPYHYKALSLDKLGRYEEAIKFFDKVIALNPEDPEAYGAKAHALFKLGKSQESLELHDKAILLDSNNPIFYLNKGAALLSLKKHQEAINYFDKVISLDPKDYIAFYNKGFALSEIVQNEEAVKFFKKAIDINPFDPENHIGLGESLSKLGRHKEALLSYDKAIKLDPRNYLFLCKKSKALILDGKYLEATKVCEAAIKINPKEVEAYINKGIALSKMGKNEESLKAYDQAISINPEDSGLYNNKANVLNRLNRYEEAEKTYDQAIKNAPQDPLAYYNKGTFLSDLEQYEEAIENYDKSLAINPKNLEALHNKNNALCQSGRYEEAIESSDNTIKMYPDSSLPYITKANALFHLKRYHEAIKVCDQAVNINPKDAMAYMNKGDALSMLKNYDGALKAYDQAIQIDPQYVNGHLSKGNELAALCRYQEAIKSYDNAIKLDPTLAKAHYNKGIALSTLGEHHQAIKAFDKAIEINPSYAGAYLNKGHSLCALDKLEEGILQYDKAIQFNPGNTDGLFSKAAALVMLGKNQEAIGFFDKVISLDPKDFEAYGRKGMALMNLGKYEDAIETFNKIIELAPHQTPAYYYKSQALYKLDKYKEALKVCDELIKISPNFSGARDLRQKILQKL from the coding sequence ATGTTCAAAAAAATCCTAATTATTCTCCAAAGTTTATTTTTTGTATCTAGTACTTCTGCTACATCAAACTATAATGCGCGAGAAGCTCTAAATTATGTCCAAAAAGGCCTCGATCTAATGGGTCAAGGTAGACATGAAGAAGCAATTAAGAATTATGATACGGCAATTAGTTTAGACCCCAGTTACCCTCCTGCTTATTTGGGTAAAGGATTTTCTTTAGCTTCTTTAGAACGTTCTATAGATGCTATAAGTGAATTTAATAAAGTTTTAGCATTGGATCCTCAAAATGCTTCAGCCTTTGCTTATAGGGGAGGTGAGTTATATAAATTAGGTAAATATCAACAAGCAATAGATGATTGCGATAAGGCTATTAATTTAGATCAACAAGATCCTATGCCTTACCATTACAAAGCTCTATCTTTAGATAAGTTGGGTCGCTATGAAGAGGCTATAAAATTTTTTGATAAAGTTATAGCATTAAACCCCGAAGACCCAGAAGCTTATGGAGCCAAAGCACATGCTTTATTTAAATTAGGAAAGAGTCAAGAATCTCTTGAACTTCATGATAAGGCAATATTACTAGATTCTAATAACCCTATATTTTATCTTAACAAAGGCGCAGCTTTGTTAAGCTTAAAAAAACATCAAGAAGCAATAAATTATTTTGATAAGGTTATATCTTTAGATCCTAAAGATTACATAGCTTTTTATAATAAAGGTTTTGCATTAAGTGAGATAGTTCAAAATGAAGAGGCTGTAAAGTTCTTCAAAAAAGCTATAGATATTAACCCTTTCGATCCTGAAAATCATATCGGATTAGGAGAATCTTTAAGTAAATTAGGTAGACACAAAGAAGCTTTGCTATCTTATGATAAGGCAATCAAGCTTGATCCACGCAATTATTTATTCCTCTGTAAGAAGTCAAAAGCTTTAATCCTAGATGGAAAATATCTAGAAGCAACAAAGGTTTGTGAAGCAGCTATTAAAATAAATCCAAAAGAGGTGGAAGCATATATTAATAAAGGTATCGCTTTATCTAAAATGGGTAAAAATGAAGAATCTTTAAAAGCTTATGATCAAGCAATCTCTATAAACCCTGAAGATTCCGGATTATATAATAATAAAGCTAATGTTTTAAATAGACTCAACAGATACGAAGAAGCTGAAAAGACTTATGATCAAGCTATCAAAAATGCCCCTCAAGACCCACTAGCTTACTATAATAAAGGAACATTTTTAAGTGACCTTGAACAATATGAGGAAGCTATTGAGAATTATGATAAATCCCTTGCTATTAATCCTAAAAACCTTGAGGCTTTGCATAACAAAAATAATGCACTGTGCCAATCTGGTAGATATGAGGAAGCCATTGAGTCCAGTGATAATACCATAAAGATGTATCCAGACAGCTCGCTGCCTTATATAACTAAAGCAAATGCATTATTTCATTTAAAGCGTTATCATGAGGCTATTAAAGTCTGTGACCAAGCGGTCAACATTAATCCCAAAGATGCTATGGCATACATGAATAAGGGCGATGCTTTATCTATGCTTAAAAACTATGATGGTGCTCTAAAAGCTTATGATCAAGCTATTCAAATAGATCCGCAGTATGTCAATGGGCATTTAAGTAAAGGTAATGAGTTAGCTGCACTCTGTAGATATCAAGAAGCTATCAAGAGCTATGATAATGCAATAAAGCTAGACCCTACTTTAGCCAAGGCTCATTATAACAAGGGTATAGCATTAAGTACATTAGGAGAGCATCATCAAGCTATTAAAGCCTTTGATAAAGCTATTGAAATTAACCCTAGCTATGCCGGAGCATATCTAAATAAAGGACATAGTTTGTGCGCACTAGATAAGCTAGAAGAAGGAATTTTGCAATACGATAAAGCGATTCAATTTAATCCGGGTAATACTGATGGCTTATTTTCTAAGGCGGCAGCCTTAGTGATGTTGGGTAAAAATCAAGAAGCAATAGGATTTTTTGATAAAGTCATATCTTTAGACCCAAAAGATTTTGAAGCTTACGGTCGCAAAGGAATGGCATTAATGAATTTAGGCAAGTATGAAGATGCGATCGAAACATTTAATAAGATTATTGAGCTAGCTCCTCACCAAACTCCAGCCTATTATTACAAAAGTCAAGCACTTTATAAACTAGACAAATATAAAGAAGCTTTAAAGGTATGCGATGAATTAATAAAAATCAGCCCTAATTTTTCAGGTGCTAGAGACTTAAGGCAGAAGATCTTGCAAAAATTATAA
- a CDS encoding toxin-antitoxin system YwqK family antitoxin: protein MKRNIETREYDDGSRGRFEKLNGKHDGLWQIFYPNGKIKWEKQMSKGFDHGYSRKFNQDGYLVEERYYFKDVLDGCWKIFDDMGRLKEETFFDMGYALREKVYDSEGNVIKDEAKDNLVSYNAIKDLPYIRQDFKVIRKHVKFSSDSIYEAEKVIQEFKRTAFKIRPTPLDHELSKKSNSYVGDINLGREG from the coding sequence ATGAAAAGAAATATAGAAACTAGAGAATATGATGACGGATCTAGAGGACGTTTTGAAAAATTAAATGGCAAGCATGATGGCCTTTGGCAAATTTTTTATCCAAACGGTAAAATTAAGTGGGAAAAGCAGATGTCTAAAGGATTTGATCATGGTTATTCTAGGAAATTTAACCAAGATGGTTACCTTGTAGAAGAAAGATACTATTTTAAAGATGTTTTAGACGGTTGTTGGAAGATTTTTGACGATATGGGAAGATTAAAAGAAGAAACTTTTTTTGATATGGGATACGCTTTAAGAGAAAAAGTTTATGATTCTGAGGGTAATGTGATAAAAGATGAAGCAAAAGATAATTTAGTATCATATAATGCAATAAAAGATCTACCTTATATTAGGCAAGATTTTAAGGTTATTAGAAAACATGTCAAGTTTTCTTCTGATTCAATTTATGAGGCTGAGAAGGTAATACAAGAATTCAAAAGAACCGCATTTAAAATTCGCCCCACACCACTAGATCATGAATTATCTAAGAAGAGCAACTCTTATGTGGGAGACATTAACCTTGGCAGAGAAGGATAA
- a CDS encoding DUF1963 domain-containing protein: MRRWGTYLSPIIQLHIPELKKVPYILKDLDYLMIFLHSDGYYYNSNEDHIPIRAYRKGSKLVPLQKPQNVICNPLLAKFEEIDDYPSDDMPTGLSQWFHGQDNEDIYTCCSDSKVGGWPRWIQTSELCGKYQFVLQIDASGEEYWEWGDCPILYIFRHIVKRNFHASTQFC; this comes from the coding sequence GTGCGCAGATGGGGTACTTATCTATCACCTATAATACAATTACATATTCCCGAGTTAAAGAAAGTACCTTATATTTTAAAAGATTTGGATTATTTAATGATTTTTCTTCATTCAGATGGATATTATTATAATAGTAACGAAGATCATATACCAATTAGAGCTTATAGAAAAGGATCTAAATTAGTTCCTTTGCAAAAACCTCAAAACGTCATATGCAACCCTTTGTTAGCAAAATTTGAAGAAATTGATGATTATCCTAGTGATGATATGCCTACAGGATTGAGCCAGTGGTTTCACGGTCAAGATAATGAAGATATCTATACATGCTGTTCTGATAGTAAGGTCGGTGGTTGGCCACGATGGATACAAACTTCAGAATTATGCGGCAAATACCAATTTGTCTTGCAAATAGACGCTAGTGGTGAAGAATATTGGGAATGGGGAGACTGTCCTATTTTATATATTTTTAGGCATATAGTTAAAAGAAATTTTCATGCATCAACTCAATTTTGTTAA